GTGTCGGTGCAGTTGAACGTGATCACCTTGCCGGGCCCGCCGCAGCTCTGCAGCGCGGAGTGGAACGCGGCCTCGGTGCAGGGGATCGAGCACGAATAGGAGCCGGGAACGTTGACGCAGGGATTGCCGGCGGCGCACTGCGCGGTGCCGCGCGAGCACTCGTCGATGTCGACGCACGCGCCGCCGACGAGCTGGTAGCCGGGTTTGCACACGCACGAGGCGTAATCGGTCGCGGGCCGGCTGCCGTCGGCGCACGCAAGGCACCGAACGACGCCGTTATAGAGGCCGCAGGTTTCGCGCCGGCACGTCGACGAGCAGCCGTCGCCGCTGGTCGCGTTGCCGTCGTCGCAATCTTCGGAAGCCTGGCGGACGTCGTCGCCGCAAGCCTCGATGAGGCAGGTCTCGTCGCAGCCGTCGCCGGAGACGGCGTTGCCGTCGTCGCAGTCTTCGCCCGACTGGACGCGGCCGTCGCCGCAGGACTCGCGCCCGCACTGCGAGTCGCAGCCGTCCTCATCAGCGAGGTTGCCGTCGTCGCATTCCTCGCCGTTGGCGGGCTGCACGAAGCCGTTGCCGCACACTAAAGGATATCTGCAACTGGCATCGCAGGAGTCGCCCCCGGCAACATTGCCGTCATCGCACTCCTCGAAGCCCTCGACCAGCCCGTCGCCGCAGGCGACGCGTACGACCGCGGCCTGCGCATCCACGCGTGAACGGACCCAGCTCTCCATCGTGACGATGTCGCCGCCGATGCACATCGGCGTGAACAGCTTGCCCCAGACCGTGCGAAGGTTGTTCAGGGAATAGGCGGCGCAGGAATCGATGGTAGCCTGCGTGGCCGAGAAGTTGCGGCCTGTGCAATCGGCGTACTTGGCGGCGTACTTGAACAGCGCCTCGGTCCGGCGTGCCACGCAGGTGCTGGGCAGCGTGTTGGTTGCCAGCACGTGCGTCGTGAACAGACCGGCGAGCCAACCGGTGCGGCCGTCCATCGCCAGCGTGGCGATGGTGCCCGGGCACCGATAGCCCTTGGCGGTCGCCGCGGCGTCGGCGTTGGCGAGCAGCGTTGCCGTCGATGTGGTGGCCTTGGCCACGCAGGCATCGAACGTGGCCGCCGACCCGCCCTGCGCCAGCGCAACCTGGCATCGCCCGATCTGGGTCGAGCTGTAGCGAGATGCGTCCAGCTTGGCTGCGAAGCAGTCCAGCTCTGCCTGAGTCTGCGCAAATGCGTCCGCGCCGCCCACCGCCCCGATCCCCCACAATCCGAGAGACGCAAGAATGGTGACCAGACGCCGGTTCCCCCGACCGTGTCCGTTCATGGGGGACACAATGCACCGGCGGCGCGTCAAAGAAAAGTCAATAAAATCAGATAGTTACGTTTTATGGCCTACAAAACGAACTCTGACGGGTGAGTGCCGGGAGGAGGTGGAGAGACGTCGCGCAGGCGGTCGGCTTTCCGTCGCGAGTCGTCAATGGGCGGAAGAAGGAAGCCGGCGCTCCGACACCTCGTCCTGCGGGCAGCGCGTCCTCGCCTTGCTGGGACGATTCGGATTGACTGTCGCCAGACGTGCGCCACCGGACCCGAACGCGCCGAACAGGAGACGCCAGATGCCGATCCTTCGCCAACTTCGCAGCGTCGTCGCCGCCACCGCCATCCTCGTCGCTCTCCTCGCCACGACCGCGATGGCTGGCGGCGATTGGAACGACGCAGGCATCGCCTGGAAGCCGTTTGAGCAGGGCCTGGCCGAGGCGAAGAGCGCCGGCAAGCCGGTGATGCTCGTGTTCTACACCGAGTGGTGCCCGCACTGCACCAACTACTCCAGGCTGTTTCACGACCCGAAGCTCGTCGAGCTCTCGAAGAAGTTCGTGATGATTCGCATCGACAAGGACAAGGACCCGGCGTTGAGCGGCAGGTACGCGCCCGACGGAGAGTACATCCCGCGTACGTTCTTCCTCCGGCCCGACGGCACCCTGCTGACGGAGGTCACCGAGCAGCGCGACCAATACAAGTACTTTTACAACGAAAGCGACTCCGGCTCCGTCATGCGTTCGATGAACGCGGTGCTGGCGATGCCCGCCCAGAGCTGATCCACGAGAGGACTACGCGCGCGAGCACATCGACATCGAGACCGTGCACCTCGGCAAGGTCGACCAGATGCTGCGCAAGCCAGGCGAAATCGAGCGTCTCTGGAAGCTGTGAGCGCCGCCCGCGCGCTCAGCGGATCAGCAGCATGCACAGCGCCAGCTCGTCGAGCGCGCGCGCGACCGCATGGTCCGGGCGTGCCAGGACGAGAGGCTGGCGATTGACCGCGGCGCGGTAGAACAGGTCGGGCGCCGGCGGCACGATGCCGTACTTCTTGAGCTCGAGGTGGGTATTGACGTCGGCGGCCGACACCGCCTCGGGCACCTGCACGCGCGAAACGATCACGCTGCCGACGGTGGCCTTGACGCGCCAGAACTTCAGCACTTCGATCATGATCTTCGCTGCCGCGATCGAGGACGGGTCCGATCGGTCGATGACCAGCGCGATCAGGTCCGCCTGGCGCAGCGCCTCTCGATTGGCCTCGCTGGTCTCGCTGGGCAGGTCGAGCAGCACCAGGTCCGAGTTCAGCGAAGCCGCGTTGACGATCGCCGCGGCCTGGTCTCCGCGCAGGTCGCAGTAGCTCAGCAGCGTCTGCGGTGCAGCCAGGAGCCGAAGGCCGCTCATGTGCCGGCTGACGTGCTCGTCGATGGTGTCGGTGCCGATGCCGTCGGCGCTGCGCGCGGCGAGCAGGCGGCCGATGTCGCTGATGGCGTTGACGTTGAGGAGACGCGACAGCACGCCGTAGTTGCCGCGCATCTCGATGGTGGTCACCGGCAGGCCGCGGTTGGCCAGGGCGGCAGCCACGTTGGCAGCCACCGTCGTCGTTCCCACCCCGCCCTTGGCGCCGAAGAAGGCGACGACGCGGCCACGCTTGGCTGTCACGTGGCTTACGGGGTCGGCAGGCCCGCGTCGCTCGATGGCGTAGCGGATCGTGCGTTCCAGTTCGCGCGCCCGCAGCTCGCCCTTGATCAGGTATCCGGCCGCACCGAGCTTCATCGCCTCCACGTCGACTTCGTGCGTGCCGTGTCCGGTCAGGATGAAGACCGGGGCGAGCCGCCCTTCCTGCAGCTCGTTGCGCAGCAGGTCCAGGCCGGTGCGCTCGCCGAGCCTGTAGTCGACCAGAAAGACGTCGAAGCGGCCGCGGCGGATCTCGCGAACGGCATCGGCATAAGTGGGAGCCCAGACCAGGTCGAAGCCTTCCCCTTGCGCCTCGGCGAGAAGCTCGCGCGTCAGGACATAATCGTCCTCGTCGTCCTCGACGAGCAGGATGCGTAGGGCGCCAGAAGCCATCGCGGCTAGAGTAAATCAGAGATGATGGCCGTCGGCGAGGCCCGTTCGCGCCTCGACCGCACCGACCTCCCTCACCGCGCCGGCGCAGCCGCACCATGGGCAGACGGCCGACGGGGCGACAGCGGTATGGCCGGCCGCGCCTTGACTCCGCGCCACGCCATGCGCACTGTCGCTGCTCCAACGGTTACTCGCGATCGCGCGAAGCGCTCCCGGTTCACATCGACAGCGCCCTGTCCCGAGCAAAACCCCCATTCAGCCAGTCCGTCCCCACCGCGCGTGGGAATCGACCAAGCGCCCGAGCTCGATGCGTGGCCGCCGCCAAGGCCTGGCCGCCGCGATGCTCGCGCACCAAGGACATCCGTACGTGACCACCACTTCGTTCCAGGAACTCGGCGTGGCCGAGCCTCTTCGCCGCGCCCTCATCGAGCGCAGCTACACCTCGCCGACGCCGATCCAGGCCCAGGCCATTCCGCCGGTCCTTGCCGGCCGCGACATTCTCGGCATCGCCCAGACCGGCACCGGCAAGACCGCCGCCTTCTCCCTGCCGCTCCTTCAGCGGCTGGCCGAGGGTGGAGGGCAGCGGCCGCGCCCGGGCGCTCCACTGGCGCTGATCCTCGCTCCCACGCGCGAGCTGGCCGGTCAGATCGCCGACTCCATCCGCGACTACGGTCGTCACCTGGGCCTGCGCCACACCGTCATCTTTGGCGGCGTGGGGCAAGGATCGCAGGTACGAGCGCTCGAACGCGGCGTGCACGTGCTCGTGGCAACGCCGGGCCGCCTGCTCGATCTCATCGAGCAGCGCTATGTACGCCTCAGCGACGTTCGCATCCTGGTTCTGGACGAAGCCGACCGCATGTTCGACATGGGATTCCTGCGCGACCTTCGCAAGATCGTGCGACTGGTGCCGCCGCAGCGGCAGTCCTTGCTGTTCTCGGCCACGATGCCCGCCGACATCGCGCGCCTTGCCGAAGAGGTGCTGCGCGATCCGATGCGCATCGAGATCTCGCCGAGCAACCCGACCGTCGACCGCGTCGAGCAGCGCGTGCACTTCGTCGACGCGGCCCGCAAGCGCGCGCTGCTGGCGAACCTGCTCGAGGATCCTTCGCTGGAGCGCGTGATCGTGTTCACGCGCACCAAGCACGGCGCCAACCGCGTAGCTGAGCAGCTCGATCGAAGCGGCGTGCGGGCGGAAGCGATTCACGGCAACAAGTCGCAGAACGCGCGCCAGCGTGCGCTCGACTGCTTCCGCAAGGGACAGGCGCGCGTGCTCGTGGCCACGGACGTGGCGGCGCGCGGCATCGACGTGGTCGGAGTCACGCACGTCATCAACTACGAGATCCCGAACGAGGCCGAGAGCTACGTCCATCGCATCGGCCGCACGGCGCGTGCCGGCGCCGAGGGCGTTGCCGTGTCGTTCTGCGATCCGAGCGAGCGCGGCTATCTGCGCAGCATCGAGCGCATGACGGGATGCGCGCTGGCGGTGGCGGAAACGCGCATGGAAGCGCTGCCGGTCGATCCGGCGCGCGGACGGCGCGAGCAGCCGCGGCACGTCAAGTCGTTCGCGCCGCGCGGGCATTCGGGCCCGTCCCGCGGCGCCCCTCGCCGCTCCGGACGACCGGTCTAGCCCACAGGGATGGCCCGGCGCCTCTCGCGAAGCGCCGGGCTGCTCCCGAGCCCGACTCCGATGCCCCACCGATACGGACGCCGGGAGGTCGGTGGCGGACATGCGTGCGCCGAGCGCCGACGCATCTGGACTTTGGAGCGGCCTCTGCCAATCTTCGCCTTCAAGCGCAGCGGTCGGCGGACGGCCCGCTGCCATCACTACTTCCTCACGCGACGTGCGGACGCCGCGCCATCGGAGATCGACCATGAAGGAATGCCTGAGCTTCTACATCAACGGTGAGTGGGTAGCGCCCACCGAGCCCAATCCCATCGACGTCCTCAACCCCGCCACCGAAGAAGTCATCGGCCGCATCAGCCTCGGCTCCAAGGCGGACGTCGACAAGGCCGTCGCCGCCGCCAAGGCCGCGTTCGAAACCTACTCGCAGACGACGCGCGAAGAGCGCGTGGCGCTGCTCGAGCGCATCATCGGCGCCTATCAGAACCATCTGCAGGAGCTGGCCACCACGATCTCCGAGGAGATGGGCGCGCCTATGTGGCTCGCGCAGGCGGCGCAGGCGCCCTCCGGGCTCGCGCATCTGATGCAGACGCTCGAGGTGCTCAAGTCCTACGAGTTCGTTCGCATGAAGGGCAAGACGCGCATCGTCCACGAGCCGGTCGGCGTGTGCGGCCTGATCACGCCGTGGAACTGGCCCGTCAACCAGATTCTGTGCAAGGTCGCTCCGGCGCTGGCAGCCGGCTGCACCATGGTGCTCAAGCCGAGCGAGATTGCACCGCTCAACGCCATCGTCGTCACCAACATTCTGCATGAGGCGGGCGTGCCGAAGGGCGTGTTCAATCTCGTCAACGGCGACGGTCCCGGCGTGGGCACGGCGCTGG
The sequence above is drawn from the Candidatus Limnocylindrales bacterium genome and encodes:
- a CDS encoding response regulator, whose product is MASGALRILLVEDDEDDYVLTRELLAEAQGEGFDLVWAPTYADAVREIRRGRFDVFLVDYRLGERTGLDLLRNELQEGRLAPVFILTGHGTHEVDVEAMKLGAAGYLIKGELRARELERTIRYAIERRGPADPVSHVTAKRGRVVAFFGAKGGVGTTTVAANVAAALANRGLPVTTIEMRGNYGVLSRLLNVNAISDIGRLLAARSADGIGTDTIDEHVSRHMSGLRLLAAPQTLLSYCDLRGDQAAAIVNAASLNSDLVLLDLPSETSEANREALRQADLIALVIDRSDPSSIAAAKIMIEVLKFWRVKATVGSVIVSRVQVPEAVSAADVNTHLELKKYGIVPPAPDLFYRAAVNRQPLVLARPDHAVARALDELALCMLLIR
- a CDS encoding thioredoxin family protein — encoded protein: MPILRQLRSVVAATAILVALLATTAMAGGDWNDAGIAWKPFEQGLAEAKSAGKPVMLVFYTEWCPHCTNYSRLFHDPKLVELSKKFVMIRIDKDKDPALSGRYAPDGEYIPRTFFLRPDGTLLTEVTEQRDQYKYFYNESDSGSVMRSMNAVLAMPAQS
- a CDS encoding DUF4215 domain-containing protein, which gives rise to MNGHGRGNRRLVTILASLGLWGIGAVGGADAFAQTQAELDCFAAKLDASRYSSTQIGRCQVALAQGGSAATFDACVAKATTSTATLLANADAAATAKGYRCPGTIATLAMDGRTGWLAGLFTTHVLATNTLPSTCVARRTEALFKYAAKYADCTGRNFSATQATIDSCAAYSLNNLRTVWGKLFTPMCIGGDIVTMESWVRSRVDAQAAVVRVACGDGLVEGFEECDDGNVAGGDSCDASCRYPLVCGNGFVQPANGEECDDGNLADEDGCDSQCGRESCGDGRVQSGEDCDDGNAVSGDGCDETCLIEACGDDVRQASEDCDDGNATSGDGCSSTCRRETCGLYNGVVRCLACADGSRPATDYASCVCKPGYQLVGGACVDIDECSRGTAQCAAGNPCVNVPGSYSCSIPCTEAAFHSALQSCGGPGKVITFNCTDTTIAIADTASGARTTACNDLVIDGLDRNITFEMTPACWGRKTTASGCKVALNPDGTCDCPNINSGTYFLNLAGNRTTVRNLTVRSFFDGIKTSGNDNTVEHVTFERNCDEAMGNNAGTGNVFDKVWARTACGKCMQNYGKTGLTSPHPQLRGHYNAIVRDSLFTDCQQPIRMTEGGRYLIEGTRMEGFFDEGMYRCLGPRFDGGATYNQIVHMRDSQVEGCDRGVRIGGAVQAVLTGNTLTGNRFRGLLALNAAKVSMSDNIITGNGGLGSSEPGLGGVAVVDNARLDLGGDALVIGGEAVSSTGGNYFCGNKAPNGTARDVHNLSASTVLATNNFWCTSSPQTRVVGSVVTSPFSTWTP
- a CDS encoding DEAD/DEAH box helicase, yielding MTTTSFQELGVAEPLRRALIERSYTSPTPIQAQAIPPVLAGRDILGIAQTGTGKTAAFSLPLLQRLAEGGGQRPRPGAPLALILAPTRELAGQIADSIRDYGRHLGLRHTVIFGGVGQGSQVRALERGVHVLVATPGRLLDLIEQRYVRLSDVRILVLDEADRMFDMGFLRDLRKIVRLVPPQRQSLLFSATMPADIARLAEEVLRDPMRIEISPSNPTVDRVEQRVHFVDAARKRALLANLLEDPSLERVIVFTRTKHGANRVAEQLDRSGVRAEAIHGNKSQNARQRALDCFRKGQARVLVATDVAARGIDVVGVTHVINYEIPNEAESYVHRIGRTARAGAEGVAVSFCDPSERGYLRSIERMTGCALAVAETRMEALPVDPARGRREQPRHVKSFAPRGHSGPSRGAPRRSGRPV